The following proteins come from a genomic window of Deltaproteobacteria bacterium:
- a CDS encoding OFA family MFS transporter, with the protein MSSENLESKRWLIAIAAIVMQLCLGTVYAWSVFKKPFMTAHGWGETETQVTFMICIGMIGIAAAFGGTLVDKKGPKFVATIGGILFGIGTLLAGFADQIGSIWLLYLGFGFIAGLGNGFGYITPIATLIRWFPDKRGLFKNPPKGWLPAGFTPKATGVSAAQSFTFDEAVKTPQWWMLWTMLFLNVSAGLGLISQLSPMAQDVIKKSDPLLTGAALALAGGSILAYASIFNGLGRLLWAWTSDAIGRKNVFIIMFITQAVLYVLLPQIDNQLIFTVVACYLLACYGGGFATMPAFAADSFGPGYIGKVYGIMLTAWGAAGIVGPLVFAQIKGIAVYVAAALLIAGFLIALSYKRPQPKVAKA; encoded by the coding sequence ATGAGTAGCGAAAATTTAGAAAGTAAGAGATGGTTGATTGCTATTGCTGCAATCGTCATGCAGCTCTGTCTGGGCACGGTGTATGCTTGGTCAGTCTTTAAGAAACCCTTCATGACCGCCCATGGATGGGGAGAAACGGAAACCCAGGTGACGTTCATGATCTGCATCGGCATGATCGGTATCGCCGCCGCCTTCGGCGGAACCCTGGTGGACAAAAAAGGTCCCAAGTTTGTAGCCACCATCGGTGGTATTCTGTTCGGTATCGGGACGCTTCTTGCCGGCTTTGCCGATCAGATCGGAAGCATCTGGCTTCTGTATCTTGGTTTCGGTTTTATCGCCGGTCTTGGCAACGGTTTCGGCTACATTACCCCCATTGCCACCCTGATCCGGTGGTTCCCCGACAAGAGGGGCTTGTTCAAGAATCCGCCCAAAGGCTGGCTCCCGGCAGGTTTTACTCCTAAAGCGACAGGCGTCTCGGCAGCGCAATCATTTACCTTCGATGAAGCCGTGAAGACTCCTCAGTGGTGGATGCTCTGGACAATGCTCTTCCTGAACGTTTCCGCCGGACTCGGACTGATCTCACAGCTCTCCCCCATGGCCCAGGATGTCATCAAGAAAAGCGATCCTTTGCTCACGGGAGCGGCGCTCGCCCTGGCAGGAGGATCGATCCTTGCCTACGCATCCATCTTTAATGGTCTGGGACGTCTCTTATGGGCATGGACATCCGATGCCATTGGGAGAAAGAACGTGTTTATCATCATGTTTATCACCCAGGCCGTTCTTTATGTCCTGCTGCCCCAGATAGACAATCAGTTGATCTTCACCGTCGTCGCGTGCTATCTTCTGGCCTGTTACGGCGGCGGCTTTGCTACCATGCCGGCATTTGCCGCAGACTCCTTCGGACCCGGCTACATCGGCAAGGTCTATGGGATCATGCTGACCGCGTGGGGTGCTGCGGGTATTGTCGGGCCGCTGGTATTCGCTCAGATTAAGGGAATTGCTGTGTATGTTGCCGCAGCGCTTCTGATTGCCGGTTTCCTTATTGCGCTCAGCTACAAGAGACCTCAACCCAAAGT
- the fdhF gene encoding formate dehydrogenase subunit alpha, with translation MSKTTLTLDGKIVEFQPGQSILEVAQDNGVDIPTLCHLKGVRATGSCRICVVEVKGARTLMASCSTPAAPGMEISTNTEMIHKTRKLITELLVSSGNHNCLNCESNGDCRLQDLVYRYGITAAPFPAPSEFYPTETENPFIVRDFSRCILCGRCVQACNEVVVNRAIDLGYRGSKSKVVTGGDTAYHLSDCVFCGQCLEVCPVGALTAKKGKWLGRPWEIKKVRTTCPYCGVGCQQWLHVKNGRIAKVTAVEDAMPNQGRLCVKGRFAYDFIYSEDRLKTPLIKENGNFREASWDEALDLVATKFKEVIAKHGPDAIAGVSCARSINEDSYQMQKLFRAVIGTNNIDHCARTUHAPTVAGLAITFGSGAMTNSFTEFAKAKMLLLIGTNMTEAHPVASTYVKDAALAGAQIIVVDPRRTPLVDFAERHMQIKVGSDIAFLNGVMNVLINENLYDKKFVEESCEGFDELKKKVMEYPPEKAAEISGVSADAIRDLARKLASVKPAMLIYTLGITEHTCGKNNVMSCANLQMLLGNMGVECGGVNPLRGQNNVQGACDMGALPVVFPGYQSVGDEKIRAKFEAAWGVKNLPAKPGLMIPQMIDGLLDGKVKAFYIFGENLANTEPDIKHIEHCLESAEFIVSNDIFPTETTRFAHVVFPAAAWCEDEGTFSSSERRVNRVRKVSEPPGQAKPNWWIFKEIAKRMGHEWSSNSGKEIWDNEVSVLAPALAGIKYSRLEKDGIQWPAPTEEHPGTPILHMHGRFTRGKGKLVPVEWIPPAEVPDNEYPFVLSTGRRLYQYHTRTQTGRCPGINDLLPEETADISPEDAQVMGIDNGEKIRVKSRRGEVVVKAKVTQQVPKGLVWMAFHFREGCANWLTNPAFDPDTLTAEYKACAVKIEKL, from the coding sequence ATGTCCAAAACTACACTTACTCTGGATGGAAAGATTGTCGAGTTCCAGCCGGGGCAATCCATTCTTGAGGTTGCCCAAGACAATGGAGTTGACATACCGACTCTTTGCCATCTGAAAGGGGTCCGGGCGACCGGATCATGCCGTATCTGCGTGGTGGAAGTCAAGGGAGCGCGGACGCTCATGGCTTCATGTTCCACACCGGCTGCCCCCGGAATGGAGATCAGCACGAATACGGAAATGATCCACAAGACCCGTAAGCTGATCACGGAACTTTTAGTATCCAGCGGCAATCATAACTGCCTGAACTGTGAATCTAACGGCGACTGCCGTCTTCAGGATCTGGTCTATCGGTATGGCATTACCGCGGCGCCGTTTCCGGCTCCTTCAGAGTTTTATCCGACAGAGACGGAAAATCCTTTCATCGTTAGGGATTTCAGCCGGTGTATTCTTTGTGGCCGCTGTGTTCAGGCCTGTAACGAAGTTGTCGTGAACAGGGCCATCGATCTTGGTTATCGTGGTTCAAAAAGTAAGGTGGTAACCGGCGGTGATACCGCTTACCACTTGAGCGATTGTGTTTTTTGCGGCCAGTGTTTGGAGGTTTGCCCCGTAGGCGCTTTAACCGCAAAGAAAGGAAAGTGGCTGGGACGTCCCTGGGAGATAAAAAAAGTTCGTACCACCTGCCCTTACTGCGGCGTGGGGTGTCAGCAGTGGCTCCACGTTAAGAATGGGCGTATTGCCAAGGTAACGGCTGTTGAAGACGCTATGCCCAACCAGGGGCGCCTGTGTGTAAAAGGCCGATTTGCATATGATTTTATCTATTCGGAGGATAGGCTCAAGACCCCCCTGATTAAAGAGAACGGCAATTTCCGGGAAGCCTCCTGGGACGAGGCCCTGGACCTGGTGGCTACAAAGTTCAAGGAGGTCATCGCAAAACATGGTCCGGACGCCATCGCCGGGGTCAGTTGCGCCCGCAGCATTAACGAAGATTCTTACCAGATGCAAAAACTCTTTCGCGCGGTGATCGGAACAAACAACATAGATCACTGCGCCCGTACCTGACACGCCCCTACCGTCGCCGGTCTGGCGATCACATTCGGTTCCGGGGCTATGACGAACTCCTTTACAGAATTTGCAAAAGCGAAAATGCTTCTGCTTATCGGTACGAATATGACGGAAGCCCATCCCGTCGCATCCACATATGTCAAGGATGCCGCGCTTGCGGGTGCTCAGATTATCGTCGTCGATCCGCGGCGCACGCCGCTTGTTGATTTTGCCGAGCGTCACATGCAAATCAAGGTAGGATCAGACATTGCCTTCCTCAATGGCGTCATGAATGTCCTCATCAATGAAAACCTCTATGATAAAAAGTTCGTTGAAGAAAGTTGCGAAGGGTTTGATGAACTGAAAAAGAAGGTCATGGAATACCCGCCCGAAAAGGCGGCTGAGATATCTGGCGTCAGCGCGGATGCCATTCGGGACCTGGCCCGGAAACTGGCGTCGGTGAAACCCGCCATGCTTATCTACACCCTCGGCATTACGGAACATACCTGCGGTAAGAACAACGTCATGTCCTGCGCCAACCTGCAGATGCTTTTGGGCAATATGGGCGTCGAGTGCGGCGGCGTCAATCCGCTGCGGGGCCAGAACAATGTTCAGGGGGCCTGCGACATGGGCGCTTTGCCCGTTGTCTTCCCGGGCTACCAGTCGGTGGGCGATGAAAAGATCCGCGCCAAGTTCGAAGCGGCCTGGGGCGTGAAGAATCTGCCCGCGAAACCCGGTTTGATGATTCCCCAGATGATAGATGGTCTGCTTGATGGTAAAGTCAAGGCGTTTTATATCTTCGGTGAAAATCTGGCCAACACGGAACCGGACATTAAACATATTGAGCACTGCCTTGAGTCGGCGGAATTTATTGTCAGCAATGATATTTTCCCGACGGAGACGACGCGTTTTGCCCATGTGGTCTTTCCAGCCGCCGCCTGGTGCGAGGACGAAGGGACTTTCTCGAGCAGCGAAAGACGGGTGAACCGGGTTCGCAAAGTCAGTGAACCGCCCGGTCAGGCAAAACCCAACTGGTGGATATTTAAAGAAATTGCAAAGCGGATGGGCCATGAGTGGTCGTCCAACAGCGGCAAGGAGATCTGGGACAACGAGGTTTCCGTTCTTGCCCCCGCTCTTGCCGGCATAAAATATTCCCGCCTGGAAAAAGACGGAATTCAATGGCCTGCGCCGACGGAAGAGCATCCCGGCACGCCCATCCTGCATATGCATGGTCGCTTTACGAGGGGCAAGGGGAAGCTGGTTCCTGTCGAATGGATTCCGCCTGCAGAAGTGCCCGATAATGAGTATCCTTTCGTTCTCAGTACGGGACGCAGGCTCTACCAGTATCACACGCGGACGCAGACGGGTCGCTGTCCGGGGATAAACGATCTCCTTCCTGAAGAGACGGCCGATATTTCTCCTGAAGATGCGCAAGTGATGGGGATCGACAACGGCGAAAAGATACGGGTGAAGTCACGGCGTGGTGAGGTTGTAGTGAAGGCCAAGGTTACGCAGCAGGTGCCAAAGGGATTGGTCTGGATGGCCTTCCATTTCCGCGAGGGTTGCGCAAACTGGCTGACCAATCCGGCATTTGATCCAGACACACTGACAGCGGAATACAAGGCCTGTGCCGTAAAAATCGAAAAGTTGTGA
- a CDS encoding LysR family transcriptional regulator: MEIKYKVWFEKDGKVIFGSGRRELLRAVDTYNSLHAAAKHLNMSYRAAWGRLRASEARLGMKLVEPHPSGRALHLTVEARALLKRFDELDREISDLVCKTAQEMVVMDKTEATPPSNK, encoded by the coding sequence AAAAGGACGGAAAAGTCATCTTTGGAAGCGGGCGCAGGGAATTGCTCAGGGCAGTGGATACGTATAACAGCCTGCATGCGGCGGCCAAACACTTAAACATGTCCTACCGGGCAGCGTGGGGAAGACTCCGGGCCTCAGAAGCGAGGTTAGGCATGAAACTTGTTGAACCCCATCCATCGGGAAGAGCTCTCCATTTGACGGTAGAAGCAAGGGCGTTGCTAAAAAGGTTTGATGAATTGGACAGGGAAATAAGCGATCTTGTATGTAAGACCGCTCAGGAAATGGTGGTTATGGACAAAACGGAAGCCACACCTCCTTCCAATAAATAG